The Nitrospirota bacterium sequence GGGCCCCGCTGTTTTTCCAAACCAGGCGTCATTGGTTATTGTTACTATAAAATTCCCGCCGCGCGAATACGATTTCCTTACCAGCCCGGGGAAGATAATCTCATAACAGATAAATACCCCAAAACTCCCGTACGGCGTTTCAGCCCTTATCTGGTGTTCCCCCGGAATATAATCCCCTATCCCTGCAACAAGCTTGTCTAAGAAAAACAGAACTCTTCTGAGGGGGACGTATTCACCGAACGGGACTAAATGTATTTTATCATAAATTAATGAAGGCTTTCCATCAGGCGCAAGGAGGAGTGCGCTGTTTGTCAGAAGGTTTTTACCGCTGCCATCAGCAGGTTCTTTGATAAGTACGCTGCCGAATAAAAGAGAAGTGTTCAATGCCTGCTGAAAGCTGATCAGTTCCTGAGTAAAGGCCCGGTCAGAATTAAAATAAAAAGGCGCCGCGCTTTCCGGCCAAACAACCAGCGAGGGAGAAAGAACAGCTGCCGCCTGCGTTAAATTTTTGTAGGTATCAAAAACTTCCCGCTGATAAGCCAAGTCCCACTTTCTGTCCTGCTCTATATTCCCCTGAATAACGCTTACCCTAACGTGCTTGCCGGAAGGGGTCTCATTTAAACGCCAGAATCCGTAGAAAAATACAGCAAGAATAGAAACAGAAAGCAGGGCAATGCCTATCACCGTCTGGGAAAGCGGAAACAGGGGCATGGCGCGAAGGCGTTTTTTGATGATGAAGAAATCGGCAATGGCGCCGTTTACAGCCACAATTAGAAAAGATACGCCGTAAATGCCGGTAATATCGGCAAACTGGATTACGGGTAAAAACATGTGCTGGGAATAGCCAAGGCTTGACCATGGGAACCCTGTTAAGGCATAGGAACGCAAAAACTCAAGCGTTACCCAGACTACAGGTGCTATAAGAAGCGCCGGCAGACGGGTAGTTCCAATCTTCCATGAAAAAAGCACGGCAAAGAGCCCGGTATAAAGGCTCAGATACAGGCTCAGGAGAAAGACAAGCGCAAGGCTTGGGATTAAAGGG is a genomic window containing:
- the lnt gene encoding apolipoprotein N-acyltransferase codes for the protein MRNFIAKKLYIYGPSILSGALLIFCFPTFNLFFLAWIALAPFLISIVDKKPSEAFRSGFYLGIPYFFGTLYWIYHSINHYGNIPLIPSLALVFLLSLYLSLYTGLFAVLFSWKIGTTRLPALLIAPVVWVTLEFLRSYALTGFPWSSLGYSQHMFLPVIQFADITGIYGVSFLIVAVNGAIADFFIIKKRLRAMPLFPLSQTVIGIALLSVSILAVFFYGFWRLNETPSGKHVRVSVIQGNIEQDRKWDLAYQREVFDTYKNLTQAAAVLSPSLVVWPESAAPFYFNSDRAFTQELISFQQALNTSLLFGSVLIKEPADGSGKNLLTNSALLLAPDGKPSLIYDKIHLVPFGEYVPLRRVLFFLDKLVAGIGDYIPGEHQIRAETPYGSFGVFICYEIIFPGLVRKSYSRGGNFIVTITNDAWFGKTAGPYQHFSMAVFRAIENRKPVIRAANTGISGFIDSRGKVLGTTSLFQRTAMTMDVVTDARRSFYSRYGDLFSYLCIVITVLLLINVSRR